A section of the Geoalkalibacter ferrihydriticus DSM 17813 genome encodes:
- the nusA gene encoding transcription termination factor NusA codes for MTNLNHIIDQVVKDKGIDRAILVEALESAVLSAANKKYRNTRDLEAHYNDEIGEVELFEFVTVVEEVQDSYKEIGLDEAREADPDVEIGDSLGMQLDSGSFSRIAAQTAKQVIIQKVREAEREWVYNEFKDRLGELVNGIVRRYERGDLIVDLGRAEALLPHREQVPRETYRQGDRVRAYIADVKLSPKGPQVILSRTHPGLVVELFKVEVPEISEGLVEIKACSREPGSRAKIAVVSHDPDIDPVGACVGMRGSRVQNVVSELRGEKIDIIPWTMDIGRFACAAIAPAEVTRVYVDSEEKALEIIVPDDQLSLAIGKKGQNVRLAARLTGWKIDIKSESRAEEAEAQEAAEAEGDLDVEGLDEAPALGEAEELLETPDSELLAEAGDASDADVEVVPEDRDKE; via the coding sequence TTGACCAATCTCAACCACATCATCGATCAGGTCGTCAAGGATAAGGGAATCGACCGGGCTATACTGGTTGAAGCTCTGGAGTCAGCGGTTTTGTCCGCGGCCAACAAGAAGTATCGCAATACGCGCGACCTTGAGGCCCACTACAACGATGAAATCGGCGAAGTCGAATTGTTCGAATTCGTGACCGTTGTCGAGGAAGTCCAGGATAGCTATAAGGAGATCGGTCTTGACGAGGCGCGCGAAGCCGATCCAGACGTGGAGATCGGCGACTCGCTCGGCATGCAGCTCGACTCGGGAAGTTTCAGCCGCATTGCCGCTCAGACCGCAAAGCAGGTTATCATTCAGAAGGTTCGCGAGGCCGAACGTGAATGGGTCTATAATGAATTCAAGGATCGGCTTGGTGAGTTAGTCAATGGTATCGTGCGACGCTACGAGCGCGGCGACCTCATCGTCGATCTCGGTCGTGCCGAAGCATTGCTGCCCCACCGGGAGCAGGTGCCGCGCGAAACTTACCGCCAGGGTGACCGGGTGCGGGCCTATATTGCCGATGTCAAGCTCTCTCCCAAGGGGCCGCAAGTCATTCTTTCGCGCACCCATCCGGGGCTTGTGGTTGAGTTGTTCAAGGTTGAGGTTCCCGAGATCAGCGAAGGATTGGTTGAGATTAAAGCTTGTTCGCGTGAGCCTGGGAGTCGCGCTAAAATCGCCGTGGTTTCTCACGACCCTGATATCGATCCCGTCGGGGCGTGTGTTGGCATGCGCGGTTCGCGCGTACAGAATGTCGTTTCGGAGTTGCGCGGAGAGAAAATCGATATCATTCCCTGGACCATGGACATCGGGCGCTTCGCTTGCGCGGCCATTGCTCCGGCCGAAGTGACTCGGGTTTATGTCGACAGTGAGGAGAAAGCGCTCGAAATCATTGTGCCCGACGACCAGTTGTCCCTGGCGATCGGCAAAAAAGGGCAGAACGTACGCCTGGCCGCGCGCCTGACGGGGTGGAAGATTGACATTAAGAGCGAATCTCGCGCCGAGGAGGCGGAAGCTCAGGAGGCTGCTGAAGCTGAAGGCGACCTCGATGTCGAAGGTTTGGACGAAGCGCCGGCTCTCGGAGAAGCTGAAGAGCTTCTTGAAACACCGGATTCCGAACTCTTGGCGGAAGCGGGGGATGCGTCCGACGCCGACGTGGAGGTTGTACCGGAGGACAGAGACAAGGAGTGA
- the rimP gene encoding ribosome maturation factor RimP, translating into MNDASVVDQVRELSRPILQDLGFELVDLEFKREGQGWVLRFFIDKPGGLLLDDCASFSREISLALDVDDFIHRAYHLEVSSPGLDRPLKGAEDFERFRGERVKVKTFEKMDPDGRNHLRKTFSGELLGLEQGCVRLRQLDKKGGVVEIPLDAVAKAHLDPEFDF; encoded by the coding sequence GTGAACGACGCCTCCGTTGTCGACCAGGTCAGGGAGCTTTCTCGCCCCATTTTGCAAGACCTCGGCTTCGAATTGGTTGACCTTGAATTCAAGCGCGAAGGACAGGGCTGGGTGTTGCGCTTCTTCATCGATAAGCCCGGTGGTCTGTTGCTTGACGATTGTGCTTCTTTCAGCCGCGAAATCAGTCTGGCGCTGGATGTTGATGATTTCATCCATCGCGCCTATCATCTCGAAGTCAGTTCTCCGGGGCTTGATCGACCGTTAAAGGGTGCCGAAGACTTCGAACGCTTTCGGGGCGAACGGGTCAAGGTCAAAACCTTTGAGAAAATGGATCCGGATGGGCGCAACCATTTGCGCAAAACTTTTTCGGGCGAGCTTCTCGGGTTGGAGCAGGGCTGTGTCAGGTTGCGCCAACTCGACAAAAAGGGCGGGGTCGTCGAGATTCCACTTGACGCCGTTGCCAAGGCGCATCTCGATCCGGAATTCGACTTCTAG
- a CDS encoding class I SAM-dependent RNA methyltransferase — translation MLREAEVRIEALAYGGSGVGRLEGKVVFVAGAAPGDVLRFRTIREKKQFIEGELITLLQPSSERRVAPCPVFGRCGGCQWQHLLYTRQVYWKDRIIADFLSRQAGVSADLVKPLLAAEDEWGYRSRVQFKCRQTPTGFVMGFYRRGSHFVIDVAACPIAAPEINRALTLFRTWLPASPCPDAIPQVDLAVDDEGHLAAVVHCLAADPQPLADYLAPRVREQGMALYLQRGRKDTLAEVQGPEELYIHPLPQSSLRLAYAIGGFAQVNLAQNRRLVDALLHAAGELSGKRILDLYCGMGNFSLPLALAGAEVVGVEDFSPAIVQAERNAVANGLSARFLSRPALRALTHDLRTERFDLVVLDPPRAGARDIVPELLRLRPARILYVSCDPATLVRDLKPLVHNGYRVTGARGIDLFPQTYHLESLTCLQTG, via the coding sequence ATGCTGAGAGAAGCAGAGGTGCGCATAGAGGCGCTTGCCTATGGCGGCAGCGGGGTCGGGCGACTGGAGGGCAAGGTCGTGTTCGTGGCGGGCGCCGCCCCCGGTGATGTGCTGCGCTTTCGCACTATTCGCGAGAAAAAACAATTCATTGAAGGTGAACTCATCACGCTGCTGCAACCGTCCTCCGAGCGCCGGGTGGCCCCCTGTCCGGTTTTCGGCCGCTGCGGCGGTTGCCAGTGGCAACATTTGCTCTATACACGCCAGGTTTATTGGAAGGACCGGATAATCGCTGATTTTCTCAGTCGTCAGGCAGGCGTTTCCGCTGATCTCGTAAAACCGCTGTTGGCGGCCGAAGATGAATGGGGATACCGCAGCCGGGTGCAGTTCAAGTGCCGCCAAACTCCGACTGGTTTCGTCATGGGTTTTTATCGCCGTGGCAGTCATTTTGTCATCGATGTCGCCGCTTGTCCCATCGCCGCCCCCGAAATCAACCGGGCCCTGACCCTGTTTCGAACCTGGCTGCCCGCTTCGCCCTGTCCGGACGCCATTCCCCAGGTCGATCTGGCCGTGGACGACGAAGGACATCTTGCCGCAGTTGTGCACTGTCTGGCCGCGGATCCGCAACCCCTGGCGGACTATCTCGCTCCCCGGGTGCGTGAACAGGGCATGGCTTTGTACCTGCAACGGGGCCGCAAGGATACCCTGGCCGAGGTTCAGGGGCCCGAAGAGTTGTATATCCATCCGCTGCCTCAGTCCTCTTTGCGACTGGCTTATGCCATAGGAGGTTTCGCCCAGGTCAATCTGGCACAGAACCGCCGCCTGGTTGATGCGCTGCTGCATGCCGCGGGGGAGTTGTCCGGTAAACGGATTCTCGATCTTTATTGCGGTATGGGAAACTTCTCTCTGCCGCTTGCCCTGGCCGGTGCCGAAGTGGTCGGTGTGGAAGATTTTTCCCCAGCCATCGTGCAGGCCGAGCGCAATGCTGTCGCAAACGGTTTGTCAGCACGTTTTTTGAGCCGTCCTGCTCTGCGGGCATTGACCCATGACTTACGCACGGAACGCTTCGATCTGGTCGTGCTTGATCCGCCTCGTGCCGGTGCCCGGGATATCGTGCCCGAGTTGCTGCGTTTGCGGCCGGCGCGCATTCTCTATGTGTCTTGCGACCCGGCAACACTCGTTCGCGATCTCAAACCGCTGGTACATAATGGCTATCGAGTGACTGGTGCGCGCGGTATTGATCTCTTTCCTCAGACCTATCACCTTGAGAGCCTTACCTGTCTGCAAACCGGTTAG